One window from the genome of Marinobacter sp. es.048 encodes:
- a CDS encoding GTPase, which translates to MEGKTLKPDLRVPEQKTASLSFCDTTPKAFRVWIDQLPMANIGEVSRQLYHAIIELNHLFLAPQQRMQFLELIREKIHFVCSELARHYLGLAVALPEKQRKIANLSQALQLHLAGGYKLCVLEFIDNGGLDKNRRQIATASHRAISELSATILRSHQLYCPSPSQSWLECHRLFRFAHRNKLSVVQVEDDTLQHRHTSSVADSYKRILLLGCARPNQLRQAELLHVYELFESWTDHTRCGPDIEDDSLFVINMERDNPPFYRSLLEQKPGDDSFGFDTRDLSAMLSETLHARREHKETDHELTVPAKVSDTLLTHLSQALGILAKRNFNRIASQGSLEVCVGLTAAHYFIAGEKTFTEFVNGNDNGHHEEENLFERSSRQKQDAWSGAHDAAPSDDRLHAGDTPINFKGAYGNSQAPSTDRNRPKSHHSLLINTSPGGYCVAWESNVPPSLQAGEVLGVREQSSHPWSVAVVRWIRQIKNQGTQVGIELLAPSASPCGVRLIQKVGNSSEYLRGLLLPEISVVNQSATLITPRLPFQSGSRISLLHDGREDQGQLSRKVSSTGSISQFELKLQNAATLNAGAPRASSGASEDEFDSLWPSL; encoded by the coding sequence ATGGAAGGTAAGACCCTGAAACCCGATCTCCGCGTTCCCGAACAGAAAACGGCCAGCCTGTCCTTCTGTGACACGACGCCCAAGGCGTTCCGGGTCTGGATCGACCAGTTGCCGATGGCCAATATCGGCGAGGTATCACGGCAGCTCTACCATGCCATTATCGAGTTGAATCACCTTTTCCTCGCACCCCAGCAACGCATGCAGTTCCTGGAACTTATCCGGGAAAAGATTCATTTCGTCTGTAGCGAGCTTGCCCGCCACTACTTGGGTCTTGCCGTGGCCCTTCCTGAGAAGCAACGAAAAATCGCCAATCTGTCTCAGGCACTCCAATTGCATCTGGCCGGCGGTTACAAGCTGTGTGTTCTGGAATTCATCGACAATGGCGGACTGGACAAAAATCGCCGCCAGATTGCCACCGCCTCGCATCGCGCCATTTCCGAGCTGTCGGCAACGATTCTGAGATCGCATCAACTCTACTGCCCGAGCCCTTCCCAAAGCTGGCTGGAGTGTCACCGGCTATTCCGGTTCGCTCATCGCAACAAGCTCTCTGTGGTTCAGGTGGAGGACGATACGCTTCAGCATCGTCATACCAGCTCGGTTGCCGACAGCTACAAGCGAATCCTCCTGCTAGGCTGCGCGCGCCCGAACCAGCTGCGCCAGGCCGAACTTCTGCACGTTTATGAACTCTTCGAATCCTGGACTGACCACACCCGATGCGGGCCGGATATTGAGGACGACAGCCTGTTTGTGATCAACATGGAGCGAGACAATCCGCCGTTTTACCGTAGCCTCCTCGAACAGAAGCCCGGGGACGACAGCTTCGGCTTTGACACGCGGGATCTCTCGGCGATGCTTTCGGAAACGCTCCACGCCCGTCGCGAGCATAAAGAAACCGATCACGAGCTTACTGTACCGGCAAAGGTTAGCGACACCCTGCTGACCCATCTCAGCCAGGCTCTGGGCATTCTCGCGAAACGGAACTTCAACCGCATCGCGAGCCAGGGGTCCCTTGAGGTCTGCGTCGGCCTCACAGCTGCGCACTACTTCATTGCCGGCGAGAAAACCTTTACCGAATTCGTGAATGGCAACGACAACGGGCACCATGAGGAAGAGAACCTTTTCGAACGATCCTCACGCCAGAAACAGGATGCCTGGTCAGGCGCTCACGATGCCGCCCCCAGCGACGACAGATTACATGCGGGCGACACGCCGATAAATTTCAAAGGCGCTTACGGTAACTCACAGGCCCCGTCGACGGACAGGAACCGGCCAAAATCGCACCATTCCCTGCTGATCAACACCAGCCCTGGCGGCTATTGCGTTGCCTGGGAAAGCAACGTGCCCCCCTCTTTGCAGGCAGGCGAGGTTCTGGGCGTTCGGGAGCAAAGCTCACACCCCTGGAGCGTGGCTGTGGTGCGCTGGATTCGACAGATCAAGAACCAGGGCACTCAGGTGGGCATTGAGCTGCTCGCCCCGAGCGCGTCACCCTGCGGGGTCCGCCTTATCCAGAAGGTAGGCAACAGCAGTGAGTACCTGCGTGGCCTGCTGTTACCGGAAATCAGCGTGGTCAACCAGTCCGCCACACTGATTACGCCTCGCCTGCCATTCCAGTCGGGAAGCCGCATCTCGCTGCTCCACGATGGTCGGGAAGATCAGGGCCAACTGTCCCGCAAGGTCTCCTCCACTGGCAGCATCAGCCAGTTCGAACTCAAATTGCAGAACGCAGCGACGTTGAATGCTGGTGCACCGCGGGCATCATCCGGAGCCAGCGAGGATGAATTCGACTCGCTGTGGCCATCTCTATAA
- the motB gene encoding flagellar motor protein MotB: protein MEEQPIIIKRKKKIVAGHHGGSWKVAFADFATAMMAFFLVLWLTATASPEQKKAVEGYFRDPVGFTEGGSPNPVDLEGSASVVNEASPDIESSQIQIEDEVVDELSETLEQRRMQELFQELKKQIKQDATLQEFKDQLLIDITDEGLRIQIVDRSGRPMFDSGRAELKYYSQDILFELAKTLGSVNNKVSITGHTDSTPFSGRPGYTNWELSADRANTARRALVAGGVRQQQIARVVGLSDSVLFDKEDPNAPVNRRISIIVLNKKAVDNIQSTAGQSNEPLIDLTQPAEAEQGAARERLESGEWLQEREEPAPGELNW, encoded by the coding sequence GTGGAAGAACAGCCGATCATCATCAAACGCAAGAAAAAAATTGTCGCAGGCCATCACGGCGGCTCCTGGAAAGTCGCCTTTGCCGATTTTGCCACTGCGATGATGGCGTTCTTCCTGGTGCTCTGGCTAACCGCGACAGCCTCTCCAGAACAAAAGAAAGCAGTTGAGGGCTATTTTCGGGATCCTGTTGGTTTCACTGAAGGTGGCTCGCCAAACCCGGTTGATCTTGAGGGTAGTGCCTCGGTGGTTAACGAGGCGAGTCCCGATATCGAATCGAGCCAGATCCAGATTGAAGACGAAGTAGTAGACGAGCTCTCTGAAACTCTTGAACAGCGCCGTATGCAGGAATTGTTTCAGGAGCTGAAGAAGCAAATCAAGCAGGATGCGACTCTGCAGGAGTTCAAGGATCAGTTACTGATCGATATAACCGACGAAGGCTTGCGCATTCAGATCGTCGATCGCTCGGGTCGCCCGATGTTCGACAGCGGTCGGGCCGAACTCAAGTACTACTCCCAGGATATTCTGTTTGAATTGGCGAAGACGCTGGGTTCAGTAAACAACAAAGTCAGCATCACCGGACACACCGACTCCACACCATTCAGCGGCCGGCCCGGTTACACCAATTGGGAGTTGTCGGCAGACCGTGCAAATACTGCCCGAAGGGCCCTGGTTGCAGGGGGCGTTCGGCAGCAGCAGATCGCTCGCGTTGTCGGGCTGAGCGATTCCGTGCTGTTTGACAAGGAAGACCCCAATGCGCCTGTTAATCGCCGCATCTCAATTATCGTTCTGAACAAGAAGGCCGTCGATAATATTCAGAGCACTGCCGGCCAGTCGAATGAGCCGCTGATTGATCTGACTCAGCCGGCTGAGGCAGAGCAGGGAGCGGCTCGCGAGCGTCTGGAAAGCGGGGAATGGCTGCAGGAAAGAGAAGAGCCCGCACCTGGCGAGCTTAACTGGTAA
- the epmA gene encoding EF-P lysine aminoacylase EpmA: MTRDPVWQPSASQAALKSRAQQLAFVRGFFAQRGVLEVETPILGRCGVTDANLDGIHAQVTAGSRTGGWLQTSPEYHMKRLLAAGSGSIYQVSRVFRDGEKGRRHNPEFSMLEWYRTGFDDVALMDEVSDLVCGWLQCERPVTIQYREALQHWAGIDPFAATDGELMQRCEQWLEPEQLAGLGRDGCLDFLMSFAVEPHLGREKPVFITDYPASQASLARVSRSDGFETAHRFELYIGGLELCNGYWELTDPEEQRLRFEADNELRRRSGKPEMVLDEAFLAALERGLPECSGVALGLDRLLMLKLGVQDISEVLAFPFERA, translated from the coding sequence ATGACTCGCGACCCTGTCTGGCAGCCTTCTGCCTCACAGGCTGCTTTGAAAAGCCGCGCACAGCAACTGGCGTTTGTGCGCGGCTTTTTTGCGCAAAGAGGCGTGCTTGAGGTGGAGACGCCGATTCTGGGGCGGTGCGGCGTCACTGACGCCAATCTGGACGGCATTCATGCGCAGGTCACCGCTGGCTCCAGAACCGGGGGCTGGCTCCAGACGTCTCCCGAATACCACATGAAGCGCTTGCTTGCGGCCGGCTCCGGCTCGATCTATCAGGTCTCCAGAGTGTTCCGTGATGGCGAAAAGGGACGCCGCCATAACCCGGAATTCTCGATGTTGGAGTGGTATCGGACCGGGTTCGATGACGTGGCGCTTATGGACGAAGTGTCGGATCTTGTTTGCGGCTGGCTGCAATGTGAGCGGCCGGTCACTATTCAGTACCGGGAGGCACTGCAACACTGGGCAGGCATCGATCCGTTTGCCGCAACCGATGGCGAACTGATGCAGCGCTGTGAGCAATGGCTGGAGCCTGAGCAGTTGGCGGGTCTTGGGCGCGACGGCTGCCTGGATTTTCTGATGAGTTTTGCCGTGGAACCGCACCTTGGCCGGGAGAAGCCTGTGTTCATAACCGATTATCCGGCGTCTCAGGCTTCGCTGGCGAGGGTTTCAAGATCCGATGGCTTTGAAACAGCGCACCGTTTCGAGCTTTATATCGGCGGCCTGGAGCTGTGTAACGGTTACTGGGAATTAACCGATCCAGAGGAACAGAGGCTGCGATTTGAGGCCGACAACGAGTTGCGCAGGCGGTCTGGTAAGCCGGAAATGGTGCTGGATGAGGCATTTCTTGCTGCGCTTGAGCGGGGGTTGCCCGAGTGCTCCGGTGTGGCGCTCGGGCTGGACCGATTGCTGATGCTCAAGCTCGGGGTTCAGGATATCAGTGAGGTATTGGCATTTCCGTTCGAACGGGCATGA
- the efp gene encoding elongation factor P — MASYSTNEFRGGLKVLLDGDPCIILENEFVKPGKGQAFNRVKLRNLMTNRVWERTFKSGESLEAADVIDQDMEYLYTDGEFWHFMLTDGSFEQYPADAKAVGDALKWLKEQDVYTVTLYNGSPLSVTPPNFVELEVVDTDPGMKGDTAQGGSKPATLSTGAVVNVPLFITIGEVLKVDTRSGEYVSRVKSS, encoded by the coding sequence ATGGCTTCATATTCTACCAACGAATTTCGCGGCGGTCTTAAGGTTTTGCTGGATGGCGACCCCTGCATCATTCTCGAGAACGAGTTTGTCAAACCCGGTAAGGGGCAGGCCTTCAACCGCGTAAAGCTGCGTAACCTCATGACCAACCGGGTCTGGGAGCGCACTTTCAAGTCCGGCGAAAGTCTGGAAGCCGCAGATGTCATTGATCAGGACATGGAATACCTCTATACCGACGGTGAGTTCTGGCACTTCATGCTGACTGACGGCTCCTTCGAGCAGTATCCTGCAGATGCCAAGGCAGTTGGCGATGCCCTGAAGTGGCTGAAAGAGCAGGACGTCTACACAGTGACCCTCTACAACGGTTCGCCGCTGTCGGTAACGCCCCCCAATTTCGTCGAACTCGAAGTGGTTGATACCGACCCGGGCATGAAAGGCGACACCGCCCAGGGCGGCTCCAAGCCCGCGACCCTCTCAACCGGAGCCGTGGTCAACGTACCTCTGTTCATAACGATCGGTGAAGTGCTCAAGGTCGACACACGCTCAGGCGAATACGTCAGCCGGGTCAAGAGCAGTTAA
- a CDS encoding EAL domain-containing protein: MQKKNATVHLLILDPSQNDAESLVSLLRNSGKATRAHRITSEEDLEETLKTGNWDLLLARDLDQEFSADDALAMIRRMDKDIPFILLTEEESRERTVGMMKAGAQDTVSFEHPDLIVLKVNRELAALDERRRRRVLESHLREAEQRCQLLLESSKDAIAYINDGMHIYANQSYMEFLGYDDIDDLICVPVLDTLTPESQEKYKEFMKSFAENGEDGMTMNCTARRSDDHELNVTMSVSAATYDGEACTQIVLQPEHSDAELEEKLRQISSQDLLTGLYNRQYLMDALAEAIANAGKKNETGALAYIALDNFMSMKGQVGISGADLLLGDLAKLLQEQAGDELALARLSDDAFSLLCQPCDETVMAGHAERIRKAVEDHLFDINERTIQLTVSIGVASITENSPKAEELMARAHTASAEVRKLEGHAEGNGVVVYNPADFEELDQSNSVEAIQKALEENRFRLLFQPIINLRGEGEEHYEAFVRMLDKDDEEVSPYDFLPPTGPSDTAIKIDRWVILQTIKQLSSHRSRGHDTRLFLNVTAETLQDKTFTPWLSVALKAARLPGDSLIFQIREGDANKYMKQAKDFTKAVHELHCKVSIAQFGCALNPFNTLKHIDTNYVKIDGSFTEEIQKNDEAKEQVKEMVKSLQSNGKLTIIPLVENAGVLATLWQAGVNYIQGYYLQAPVPEMNYDFGDN, translated from the coding sequence ATGCAGAAAAAGAACGCGACCGTACACCTGCTGATTCTTGATCCATCCCAAAACGATGCCGAATCGCTGGTCAGCCTGCTCCGGAACTCTGGCAAGGCCACCCGGGCCCATAGAATTACCTCAGAAGAAGATCTGGAAGAAACGCTGAAGACCGGTAACTGGGATCTCCTTCTGGCCCGCGACCTGGACCAGGAATTCTCGGCCGATGATGCCCTCGCCATGATCCGCAGGATGGACAAGGACATTCCGTTTATCCTCCTGACGGAAGAGGAAAGCCGCGAACGCACGGTTGGAATGATGAAAGCCGGTGCCCAGGACACGGTGTCGTTCGAGCACCCCGACCTGATTGTGCTCAAGGTTAACCGGGAGCTGGCAGCCCTTGACGAACGGAGGAGACGTCGTGTTCTGGAGTCTCACCTTCGAGAGGCGGAACAGCGTTGCCAGCTACTTCTCGAAAGCTCCAAGGATGCGATCGCCTATATTAATGATGGCATGCACATCTACGCCAACCAGTCGTACATGGAGTTTCTCGGGTACGACGATATCGACGATCTTATCTGCGTTCCGGTGCTGGACACCCTTACTCCGGAAAGCCAGGAGAAGTACAAGGAGTTCATGAAGTCGTTTGCCGAAAATGGCGAAGACGGCATGACCATGAACTGTACGGCACGGCGCAGTGACGACCACGAGCTGAACGTTACCATGTCCGTGTCGGCGGCCACCTACGACGGTGAAGCCTGCACGCAGATTGTTCTGCAACCGGAGCACAGCGATGCAGAACTGGAAGAAAAGCTGCGCCAGATCAGCAGCCAGGATCTTCTCACTGGTCTCTATAACCGTCAGTACCTGATGGATGCACTGGCTGAAGCCATTGCCAACGCGGGGAAGAAAAACGAAACCGGCGCCCTGGCCTATATCGCCCTTGATAACTTCATGAGCATGAAGGGCCAGGTAGGCATCTCTGGTGCGGATCTGCTGCTCGGCGATCTTGCGAAATTGCTGCAGGAACAGGCAGGAGATGAACTTGCCCTGGCCAGGCTCAGCGACGATGCGTTCAGCCTTCTGTGTCAGCCCTGCGACGAGACGGTCATGGCAGGACACGCCGAACGAATTCGCAAAGCCGTAGAGGACCATCTGTTCGATATCAACGAACGAACAATCCAGCTGACTGTCAGTATTGGTGTCGCGTCCATCACTGAAAACTCACCGAAAGCCGAAGAACTAATGGCTCGGGCCCATACCGCATCCGCCGAAGTTCGAAAACTCGAGGGGCATGCTGAGGGTAATGGCGTGGTGGTGTACAACCCCGCCGATTTCGAAGAACTGGATCAGAGCAATTCGGTGGAAGCAATTCAGAAGGCCCTGGAAGAAAACCGCTTCCGGCTGCTGTTCCAGCCGATCATCAACCTGCGTGGCGAAGGCGAGGAACATTACGAAGCCTTCGTGCGCATGCTCGACAAGGACGATGAGGAAGTCTCACCCTATGACTTCCTGCCGCCAACAGGTCCGAGCGACACCGCGATCAAGATTGACCGCTGGGTCATTCTGCAAACCATCAAACAGCTGTCCAGCCATCGCTCACGGGGCCACGATACCCGCCTGTTCCTCAATGTGACGGCCGAAACCCTGCAGGATAAAACCTTCACTCCCTGGCTGAGCGTTGCTCTGAAAGCCGCACGGCTGCCGGGCGATTCCCTGATCTTCCAGATCAGGGAAGGCGATGCCAACAAGTACATGAAGCAGGCGAAAGACTTCACCAAAGCGGTTCACGAGCTTCACTGCAAGGTATCCATCGCCCAGTTCGGCTGCGCCCTCAATCCCTTCAACACCCTGAAACACATCGATACGAACTATGTGAAGATCGATGGCTCCTTCACGGAAGAAATCCAGAAGAACGACGAGGCCAAGGAACAGGTCAAGGAAATGGTCAAGAGCCTGCAATCAAACGGCAAGCTCACTATCATTCCACTGGTGGAGAACGCAGGCGTCCTCGCCACTCTATGGCAGGCTGGTGTGAATTACATTCAGGGCTACTACCTGCAGGCACCGGTACCCGAAATGAACTACGACTTCGGCGACAACTGA
- the motA gene encoding flagellar motor stator protein MotA, translated as MLLIVGSIIVMASVLTGYVLHGGNLMVLWQPTEVLIIFGAALGSFIIANPLHTLKEVFGKSLQLLTGSPYKKAFYMDLLSLLYEIFDKSRKQGVMAIEEDIDNPEASQIFSRYPAVMKSKELLAFITDYLRIISSGNMATHELEGMMENEIDSRQHELEEPAHAVNKIADALPGLGIVAAVLGIVITMNFLTEGPEKIGLSVAAALVGTFLGIFMGYGFVGPASIAMEHSAKYELKAYECVKSAIVATVSGQAPQMAIEFGRKALPTDKRPGFQELNDHVRSK; from the coding sequence ATGTTACTGATCGTCGGTTCAATTATCGTGATGGCCAGTGTGTTGACTGGCTATGTTCTACACGGCGGCAATTTGATGGTGCTCTGGCAGCCAACCGAAGTGCTGATTATCTTCGGCGCAGCCTTGGGTTCGTTCATCATTGCCAACCCCCTGCACACTCTTAAAGAGGTCTTTGGAAAAAGCCTTCAGCTGCTCACGGGCTCGCCCTACAAAAAGGCTTTCTATATGGATCTCCTGAGTTTGCTCTATGAAATCTTCGACAAGTCGCGCAAACAGGGTGTCATGGCGATAGAGGAGGACATCGACAATCCCGAGGCCAGCCAGATTTTCAGTCGATACCCGGCAGTCATGAAATCCAAAGAATTGTTGGCGTTCATTACTGATTACCTCAGGATCATAAGCTCCGGCAATATGGCGACACATGAGCTGGAGGGCATGATGGAGAACGAGATTGACAGTCGTCAGCACGAGCTTGAGGAGCCTGCCCACGCTGTCAACAAAATCGCCGATGCGCTGCCGGGGCTCGGCATCGTTGCAGCGGTTCTCGGTATCGTAATTACCATGAACTTTCTCACCGAAGGGCCGGAAAAGATCGGTCTCAGTGTTGCCGCAGCCTTGGTGGGTACTTTTCTGGGTATTTTCATGGGGTATGGTTTTGTGGGTCCTGCTTCCATTGCCATGGAGCATTCTGCGAAGTATGAGCTGAAGGCATACGAGTGCGTCAAATCAGCTATTGTTGCGACTGTTTCCGGGCAGGCACCCCAGATGGCCATTGAGTTCGGCCGCAAGGCGTTGCCCACGGACAAGCGCCCCGGATTCCAGGAACTGAACGATCACGTTCGCTCCAAGTAA
- the epmB gene encoding EF-P beta-lysylation protein EpmB, translating into MIQRTPARIEAHLSDHEHRSWQQLLSESVTSPEELLRRLELPEEPWLTAARQGHRLFSVRVPEPFLARMEKANPADPLLRQVLPLAEETAHAPGFVSDPLEESGAVATTGLIRKYRSRALLMVTGQCAINCRYCFRRHFPYDEQRLNPDDRQRVIDTLGASPEINEVIFSGGDPLAVNDRLLAQWATAISSIPHIRRLRLHTRLPVVIPQRVCNELLKWLSTTPLQVVIVLHVNHPAEIDTATRRALGYLRAAGATLLNQSVILRGVNDRASVLEELSETLFEAGVLPYYLHAFDPVAGAHHYDVPDEEARNLVRELLSRLPGFLVPKLVREEPGKESKTPINLFP; encoded by the coding sequence ATGATACAGCGAACCCCCGCCCGTATAGAAGCCCACCTTTCCGACCATGAGCATCGCAGCTGGCAGCAATTGCTGTCGGAGTCTGTGACGTCGCCGGAAGAGCTGCTCCGTCGCCTGGAGTTACCCGAGGAACCATGGCTAACAGCAGCACGGCAAGGTCACCGCCTGTTTTCGGTTCGCGTGCCCGAGCCGTTTCTTGCGCGCATGGAAAAGGCCAACCCGGCCGACCCCCTGCTCAGGCAGGTGCTTCCCCTTGCCGAAGAAACTGCACACGCGCCGGGTTTCGTCAGCGATCCACTGGAAGAGTCGGGCGCCGTTGCCACCACCGGGCTTATCCGCAAGTACCGCAGCCGCGCCCTGCTCATGGTGACGGGGCAGTGTGCGATAAACTGCCGCTACTGTTTCCGCAGGCACTTTCCCTACGATGAACAACGCCTGAACCCGGACGACCGGCAGCGGGTGATTGACACCCTGGGCGCCAGCCCGGAGATCAATGAAGTCATTTTCAGCGGCGGCGACCCGCTGGCGGTCAATGACCGACTGCTGGCCCAGTGGGCAACCGCAATTAGTAGCATCCCCCACATCCGCCGCCTGCGCCTGCACACACGCCTGCCAGTGGTTATCCCACAACGGGTCTGCAACGAGCTTTTGAAGTGGCTTTCGACGACGCCGCTTCAGGTGGTTATCGTCCTGCACGTCAATCATCCCGCGGAAATAGACACAGCCACGCGCCGCGCCCTGGGCTATCTCCGGGCGGCAGGAGCGACGCTGCTCAACCAGAGCGTTATCCTGAGGGGCGTGAATGATCGGGCGTCGGTGCTTGAAGAATTGAGCGAGACTCTGTTTGAGGCGGGCGTCCTGCCCTACTACCTGCATGCGTTTGACCCGGTGGCAGGTGCCCACCACTACGATGTGCCGGATGAAGAGGCACGAAACCTGGTCCGCGAACTGCTGTCGCGATTGCCGGGGTTCCTGGTGCCGAAGCTGGTGAGAGAGGAACCAGGCAAGGAAAGCAAGACCCCGATCAATCTGTTCCCGTGA
- the asd gene encoding archaetidylserine decarboxylase (Phosphatidylserine decarboxylase is synthesized as a single chain precursor. Generation of the pyruvoyl active site from a Ser is coupled to cleavage of a Gly-Ser bond between the larger (beta) and smaller (alpha chains). It is an integral membrane protein.), which produces MFDKLFVLSQYITPQLGVSNLAGRLADNDRSPALKNRVIKWFIGRYGVDMSEAAEPNPEAYATFNDFFTRELKPGIRPLADGEKTLISPVDGAISQLGQVTGDRVFQAKGQSFSLSELLGGEGATTAPFADGEFSTIYLSPKDYHRIHMPVAGTLRQMIHVPGKLFSVNPVTAENVPNLFARNERVVCIFDTDFGPMALVLVGAMIVGSVETRWAGVVVPGSKQVTATRYEGEQAISFAKGEEMGRFRLGSTVIMVMPRGAVAWNGDQVAGKTVRMGEAFGALA; this is translated from the coding sequence ATGTTCGACAAGCTTTTTGTTCTGAGCCAGTACATCACGCCGCAACTGGGGGTATCCAACCTGGCCGGCCGTCTGGCGGACAATGACCGCTCCCCCGCGCTCAAGAACCGGGTGATCAAGTGGTTTATCGGCCGCTACGGCGTTGACATGAGCGAAGCCGCCGAGCCGAACCCTGAAGCCTACGCCACGTTCAACGATTTCTTCACCCGGGAGCTGAAGCCTGGCATCCGCCCCCTGGCCGACGGCGAAAAAACCCTGATCAGCCCCGTCGACGGCGCTATCAGCCAGCTCGGTCAGGTCACTGGAGACCGGGTTTTCCAGGCCAAGGGCCAGTCTTTCAGCCTGAGCGAACTGCTCGGTGGCGAGGGGGCGACCACTGCTCCGTTTGCCGATGGCGAGTTTTCGACAATCTACCTCTCTCCCAAGGATTATCATCGTATCCATATGCCTGTGGCAGGCACGCTGCGACAGATGATCCATGTTCCCGGCAAGCTTTTCTCAGTCAATCCGGTAACCGCCGAGAATGTCCCGAACCTGTTCGCCCGCAATGAGCGGGTTGTCTGCATCTTCGACACCGATTTCGGCCCCATGGCCCTGGTGCTGGTTGGCGCCATGATCGTTGGCAGTGTGGAAACCCGCTGGGCGGGCGTTGTTGTACCCGGCAGCAAGCAGGTTACTGCAACCCGCTATGAAGGCGAGCAGGCCATCAGCTTCGCGAAGGGCGAGGAAATGGGAAGGTTTCGACTGGGTTCCACCGTCATCATGGTCATGCCCAGGGGCGCCGTGGCCTGGAACGGCGATCAGGTAGCAGGAAAAACCGTTCGCATGGGCGAGGCGTTCGGCGCCCTCGCTTGA